TTTCATGGATGTGCCGCGCGGTTACTTCTTCTTGCTGGGATCGTAGAAGATCCGGATGTCCGCCTTGTCCGTGCCGAGGACTTCCTGCGCGCGCTTGAGCGCGTCCCGGGTGGAGAGGTTGGGGTTGCTGGGTGAGTTCAGGAAAAGGTTGGTCTCCCCTTCCTCCCGCTTGCAGCCTTCCTGGAGCGCGGCGAGGACACCGGAGTTTTTCAGCAGAAGATACACCTCCCTGGACGCTCCGGAAATGAGAAGATGCAGGCCCCGCGCGCGCATGAAGCGGATGAGGTCCTCCAGCGCCATCACGCTGGTGGCATCCAGGTGCCGGGCATTCCGCAGGCGCAGGATGATGACCTGGATCGCCGGGTCCGAGACGATCCGCTGGATCTGCGTGCGGAAAAGGTCCGCCGCGCCGAAGAACAGGTCACCCTCCACGTGGACGATTGAGATCGCCGGGATGGGCCGGCCTTTCTTTTCCGCGATGGCCCTCAGCTCGCCTTCGTCGTTGAACTCATACTCAATGAGGAAAGGCCGGCTCGCCTTCCGGAGGAAAAGCATGATCGACACCGCGACCCCCACGAAGATGGCCACGTGCAGCGGGGCGAGCAGCGTGGCGAGGAAGGTGACCACCAGCACCAGCGCGTCATCCGGAGTGGAGCGCAGGCAGATGCGGATGTTCTTCCTGTTATAAAGTCCGACGGAAAGGGCGATGACCAGCCCGGCCAGCGCCGCCTTTGGCACGAAGTTGATGAGCGGCGCCCCCCAGCCGACGGATGCGGCGATGAGGAGGGCGGCGCCCAGCGTGTAGAGTCCCGTGAAAAGAGAGGCGAACCGGGTCCGTGCCCCGGCCTCCAGATTCAGGGTGGAGCGGGTGAGGGAACCGGATGCGGGCATACCGCCGGCGACCGCGCTGGCCAGGTTCGCCATGCCCACGGAGAGCATGTCCTGGTTCACATCCGCGCGGTCCCCGGTGCTGGAGGCCAGCGTTTTCGCCATCAGCGTGTTTTCGA
The sequence above is drawn from the Akkermansiaceae bacterium genome and encodes:
- a CDS encoding SulP family inorganic anion transporter, whose translation is MNTRKLVKKLSGNVRAFLDSDHISLTPFITAAKTYDLDKAKWDARAALSVTMLSVAQAIAFAAIAGLPVVYGIVCAAVAAIIAPFFAGSRHTMLGPTNATAFMLFSFFSVNPELSWRWHELMPLLVCMVGVFAVLGATFRVADLLQYISRSVLVGYMTGAATLIMANQMVTLLGVSGEMGSQSSATFAGMLYGLVLALPHTDWISLLIGLSTVVIYLAIRKWFPRFPAFAIALGLASATFGVLIHFSVGPFGEAAVFETFTFSELMPRVPDFGRDGFFRDVSSLLGVALAISFLASLENTLMAKTLASSTGDRADVNQDMLSVGMANLASAVAGGMPASGSLTRSTLNLEAGARTRFASLFTGLYTLGAALLIAASVGWGAPLINFVPKAALAGLVIALSVGLYNRKNIRICLRSTPDDALVLVVTFLATLLAPLHVAIFVGVAVSIMLFLRKASRPFLIEYEFNDEGELRAIAEKKGRPIPAISIVHVEGDLFFGAADLFRTQIQRIVSDPAIQVIILRLRNARHLDATSVMALEDLIRFMRARGLHLLISGASREVYLLLKNSGVLAALQEGCKREEGETNLFLNSPSNPNLSTRDALKRAQEVLGTDKADIRIFYDPSKKK